TTTCACCTTTGTTAACATCAGGCATACTTAAGATTAAACCTCATGTATATGGGTGTTGTGGGTATTTTAAGATTTCTCTTGCTTTACCTTCTTCGATAATTTGACCAGCATACATAATTGAAATGTAATCAGCAATCGAAGCAACAACTCCAAGGTCGTGAGTAATGAATACGATTGATAATTTTAATTTTTCTTGTAATTCTTTAATTACATCAAGCACTAAGGCTTGAACAGTTGGATCAAGTGCTGTTGTAGGTTCGTCCATAACTAAAATTTTAGGTTCAAGCGCAACGATTGCGGCAATAACAACACGCTGTATCATTCCCCCAGACATTTCATGAGGATATAACTTCATAACAGCTTCTGGGTCGTTGATTTTAGTTAATCTAAGGAATTCTACAGCTCTATCGTATGCTTCTTTTTTAGTTTTAACAACTTTATTAATAAGCATACCTTCCATAATTTGTTTTCCAACTTTCATTGTTGGATTTAATGTTGACATTGGGTTTTGGAATACTGCTGAAACAACTCTACCACGGTAGTGTGATTTTTCTCAATCTTTAGTAGTGAATTTTTCAACATGATTTCCGTATAACATGATTTCACCAGAATCAATAACAGCATTATCTCCTGTTAAACCATATAAAAGAGATGTAATAACTGATTTACCTGATCCTGATTCACCGATGATAGCATGAACTTTACCTTCGTAAATTTTAATACTTGGTCCACGTAAAACTTTATTCTTTTCACCTGGACGTGAAGGGTTTGTGAAACTAAGGTTAATATCTCTAATTTCGGCTGCAATAGGTAATTTTGTACCGTCTGCGAACTCTTGATATTCAGTAGTTGCTAAGAATTCATCTCAATCAAATAAGTCATTCTTATTTGATAAAAATGAGAATTTGTTTGCAAATCAAACTTTAATGTGTCTTCCTAATTTATTGAATGTATTTTTCTTTGGTTCCTTTGTAGTAGTTACATTTGTATCAATATTGTTTTTATCTTGCATAAATATAACTCCTATCTTTGTCTTCTAAGTGCATCTTGAACTGTTGAACCAATAAGCTGCACACTTGTTGTAATTAAAATTAAGAATGTTGATGGAACAAATACATATCTTAAGTAATCAGGGAATACTTTTTGACCTTCAGAGATAACGTTTCCTAATGTTGGAACATCATCAATCGCAAGTCCAATGAATGCAAGTGATGTTTCAGATAAAACAACACCTGGGATTGTAAAAACTAATTGTGTAATTAAGATTGGTAAGATAACTGGAATGTAGTTTTTAAGCACTTTTCAAGTTGGTGTACCAAGAATTTTAGA
The nucleotide sequence above comes from Mycoplasma sp. Pen4. Encoded proteins:
- a CDS encoding ABC transporter ATP-binding protein yields the protein MQDKNNIDTNVTTTKEPKKNTFNKLGRHIKVWFANKFSFLSNKNDLFDWDEFLATTEYQEFADGTKLPIAAEIRDINLSFTNPSRPGEKNKVLRGPSIKIYEGKVHAIIGESGSGKSVITSLLYGLTGDNAVIDSGEIMLYGNHVEKFTTKDWEKSHYRGRVVSAVFQNPMSTLNPTMKVGKQIMEGMLINKVVKTKKEAYDRAVEFLRLTKINDPEAVMKLYPHEMSGGMIQRVVIAAIVALEPKILVMDEPTTALDPTVQALVLDVIKELQEKLKLSIVFITHDLGVVASIADYISIMYAGQIIEEGKAREILKYPQHPYTWGLILSMPDVNKGERLATIRGSVPSSLNNIVGDAFAVRNDYALGRDFEVEPDFYWLSETHRAKTALLDENAEEYQPPKHILKLWKEFLASQEVK